The proteins below are encoded in one region of Stieleria sp. JC731:
- the rho gene encoding transcription termination factor Rho — MHKRHSNSRGYPGRRGRPTQRHPDKVVDQRIRELDAERDPLSLPEEIVSEATKVGKRVGIPSGADGPQTSLAELQAMSESAILELAQSEGIEETEETSKQELIFAILKNRMKAGGLMYGEGTLEILPDGFGFLRSSKHHYVSCPDDIYVSPSQIRRFGLQTGSHVAGQIRPPKENERYFALLRIEAINRRDPSQRNSSIPFEELTPLHPDRRIMMEHSADELSTRIVDMLTPIGFGQRGLIVSPPRAGKTILMQNMARAVLHNYPEAYVFILLIDERPEEVTDMEREVRGPQCEVISSTFDEPAQRHIQVAQMVIEKAKRMVESGVDVVVFLDSITRLARAHNSDGESTGKLLTGGLDAGAMQKPKAIFGSARKTEEGGSLTILATALVDTGSKMDDVIFEEFKGTGNLEIVLDRGLVERRIWPAIDISRSGTRREEMLLDKDEFQRISSLRRAMVESSPSDAMADMVKRLSKTQNNAEFLMSVKDVD, encoded by the coding sequence ATGCACAAACGGCATAGCAATTCCCGGGGTTACCCAGGAAGACGCGGGCGCCCGACTCAGCGGCACCCCGATAAAGTCGTTGATCAACGTATCCGTGAATTAGATGCCGAACGTGATCCGCTTTCGCTTCCTGAAGAAATCGTTAGCGAAGCGACCAAGGTCGGTAAACGCGTCGGCATTCCGTCCGGTGCCGATGGGCCGCAAACATCGCTGGCCGAGCTACAAGCGATGAGCGAGTCAGCAATTCTTGAATTGGCCCAATCCGAAGGCATCGAGGAAACAGAAGAGACTTCCAAGCAAGAATTGATCTTTGCCATTCTAAAGAACCGCATGAAGGCTGGCGGTTTGATGTACGGCGAAGGCACCTTAGAAATCTTGCCCGACGGCTTCGGATTTTTACGCAGCAGCAAACATCACTATGTTTCCTGCCCCGACGACATCTATGTGTCACCGAGCCAGATTCGTCGCTTCGGTCTGCAAACTGGCAGCCACGTTGCCGGTCAGATTCGACCACCGAAAGAAAACGAGCGTTACTTCGCGTTACTGCGTATCGAAGCGATCAATCGTCGCGACCCGTCGCAGCGCAACTCGTCGATCCCGTTCGAAGAACTAACACCGCTGCATCCTGATCGCCGCATCATGATGGAGCATAGCGCTGACGAACTGTCGACCCGAATCGTTGACATGCTGACCCCGATCGGATTTGGTCAACGCGGACTGATTGTCAGCCCACCCCGCGCGGGAAAAACAATTTTGATGCAGAACATGGCTCGCGCCGTTTTGCATAACTATCCGGAAGCCTACGTCTTCATCTTGTTGATAGACGAACGCCCCGAAGAAGTCACCGATATGGAACGCGAAGTCCGCGGACCACAGTGCGAGGTGATCAGCAGCACATTCGATGAACCGGCACAGCGTCACATCCAAGTCGCTCAGATGGTGATCGAGAAAGCGAAACGAATGGTCGAGTCTGGAGTCGATGTCGTCGTTTTCTTAGATTCCATCACTCGACTTGCACGAGCACACAACAGTGACGGTGAATCGACGGGCAAATTGCTGACCGGCGGTCTTGATGCCGGCGCGATGCAAAAGCCCAAAGCCATCTTTGGATCGGCGCGCAAGACGGAAGAGGGCGGATCGTTGACGATCCTGGCCACCGCCCTTGTCGATACCGGAAGTAAGATGGATGATGTGATCTTTGAAGAATTCAAAGGCACCGGCAATCTTGAGATTGTTTTGGACCGCGGTTTGGTTGAACGCCGAATTTGGCCCGCGATTGACATCAGTCGTAGCGGCACCCGACGCGAAGAAATGCTGCTCGATAAAGACGAGTTTCAGCGTATTTCATCATTGCGTCGAGCGATGGTCGAATCGTCGCCTAGCGACGCGATGGCTGACATGGTCAAGCGACTGTCCAAAACACAAAACAATGCCGAATTTCTAATGAGT
- the coaE gene encoding dephospho-CoA kinase (Dephospho-CoA kinase (CoaE) performs the final step in coenzyme A biosynthesis.), whose protein sequence is MFVLGIVGSPAGGKSTAAEHLASLGAEWINADLIARECLNTSEVIDKLVERFGTEILYQSTTDHRQVDRAKIADFVFGDEPAKRDNLRYLESIVHPPTRQVIMDRIATAAQQGKTVALLDVPLLFESHWDLTCDEIWCVHASLENRLPRIKNRGWDRRELERRERCQMPIETKCRLSNHVMWNDLTLDALRENLDRQWLQIAKMMKSLNNRRPESHLKGQGKHCLSD, encoded by the coding sequence ATGTTTGTTCTCGGTATCGTCGGCTCGCCAGCGGGCGGGAAATCAACAGCAGCAGAACACCTCGCGAGCCTTGGTGCCGAATGGATCAATGCGGACTTGATCGCCCGCGAATGCCTGAACACTTCCGAGGTAATCGACAAGCTTGTTGAAAGATTCGGCACTGAGATTCTTTATCAATCGACAACGGATCATCGCCAAGTCGATCGCGCAAAGATTGCTGATTTTGTGTTCGGCGATGAACCGGCAAAACGCGACAACCTTCGCTATCTTGAATCGATCGTTCATCCGCCGACTCGGCAAGTGATCATGGATCGCATCGCGACAGCGGCACAACAGGGGAAAACGGTCGCGCTTTTAGACGTGCCGCTGTTGTTTGAGTCTCACTGGGACTTAACCTGCGATGAAATTTGGTGCGTTCACGCGAGCTTAGAAAATCGGTTGCCGAGGATCAAAAATCGTGGCTGGGACCGCCGCGAACTCGAGCGACGCGAGCGGTGTCAGATGCCCATAGAGACGAAATGTCGGCTCAGTAATCATGTTATGTGGAATGATCTGACCTTAGACGCTTTGCGTGAAAATCTGGATCGACAATGGCTGCAGATCGCTAAAATGATGAAGTCGTTAAATAATCGGCGCCCCGAGAGCCATCTAAAGGGGCAAGGAAAGCATTGTCTTTCCGATTAG
- a CDS encoding zinc ribbon domain-containing protein: MAVDKNTKFDGDLLRRLHSLHLQVKDLESELARGPRQIKAGEAIVDQCKANVEKARADVKSATMICDDKQLQLKSREDHIDQLKAKLNTASSNKEFNLLKEQIAADEQANSVQSDEILEGLERIDSLNEVVTKAEEELQSNIAEQDERADKVRSRLEVVKGDLAHVREELAKAEKLVPASVKSEYVRLSTSRGDEALAPIEDESCGGCNQMLTTQMIDRIRLGFLIECPACAAWLYRK; this comes from the coding sequence ATGGCTGTTGATAAAAACACCAAATTTGACGGAGATCTGCTCCGTCGACTGCACTCATTGCACCTGCAGGTCAAGGATCTGGAATCCGAACTTGCGCGGGGGCCGCGGCAAATCAAAGCTGGCGAAGCGATCGTCGATCAATGCAAAGCGAATGTCGAAAAGGCGCGCGCAGATGTCAAATCAGCAACCATGATTTGCGACGACAAGCAGTTGCAGTTGAAGTCTCGCGAGGATCACATCGATCAGCTGAAAGCGAAACTCAACACCGCATCGAGCAACAAAGAATTCAACTTGCTGAAAGAGCAGATTGCTGCTGACGAACAGGCCAATAGTGTCCAAAGTGACGAGATTCTTGAAGGCCTTGAACGCATCGACTCGCTAAACGAAGTCGTTACAAAAGCTGAAGAAGAACTGCAAAGTAACATTGCTGAGCAGGACGAACGGGCAGACAAAGTCCGATCACGGCTTGAGGTCGTCAAAGGAGATTTGGCGCACGTTCGTGAAGAGCTTGCCAAGGCGGAAAAATTGGTTCCGGCTTCGGTCAAGTCAGAGTATGTTCGCCTCAGTACGTCGCGCGGTGACGAAGCGCTCGCGCCGATCGAAGACGAATCGTGTGGCGGTTGTAATCAAATGCTGACGACTCAAATGATTGACCGCATTCGCCTTGGTTTTCTGATCGAGTGCCCTGCATGTGCCGCTTGGCTGTATCGCAAGTAG